The Paracholeplasma brassicae genome contains a region encoding:
- a CDS encoding class I SAM-dependent methyltransferase, with protein sequence MSFSRLYETLVSDIDYGDIEVFLLDHLKKNQGVLDVGCGTGIFSLFLKKQGFDVTGIDSDSEMLAMFEEKQRDMQLHIPVFEHDIRKPLNRTFNQMILLNDVINYFKGVKQVLKNLSNALENNGQILIDFYKEEYLSVMKDYVEDEVSPVVYRWEIFVKHCQMTHQITYKEQVYRFNQYIYPLNYYLDRFKEVGLNSELIDGPDERKHYVKLTKKDN encoded by the coding sequence ATGAGTTTTTCAAGACTTTATGAAACGTTAGTATCGGACATTGATTACGGTGATATTGAGGTTTTTCTACTTGATCATTTAAAAAAGAATCAAGGGGTATTAGATGTCGGTTGCGGTACGGGTATTTTTTCATTATTCTTAAAAAAACAAGGGTTTGATGTAACCGGTATTGATAGCGATTCTGAAATGTTAGCCATGTTTGAAGAAAAACAAAGAGATATGCAATTGCACATCCCTGTGTTTGAACATGACATAAGAAAACCACTAAACCGAACATTTAATCAAATGATATTATTGAATGACGTCATCAATTATTTTAAAGGCGTCAAACAAGTACTTAAAAATCTATCAAACGCGCTAGAGAACAACGGCCAAATTCTAATTGATTTTTATAAAGAAGAATACTTGAGTGTCATGAAAGACTACGTCGAAGATGAAGTGAGTCCGGTAGTCTATCGCTGGGAAATTTTTGTGAAGCATTGTCAAATGACACATCAAATTACCTACAAAGAACAGGTGTATCGATTTAACCAATACATCTATCCACTTAATTATTATTTAGACCGATTTAAAGAGGTAGGCTTAAATTCTGAACTTATCGATGGACCAGATGAACGAAAACACTACGTTAAACTTACTAAAAAAGACAATTGA
- the rsfS gene encoding ribosome silencing factor yields the protein MELVKKALEALEQVKATDVKVYDMEKSSPFYDYIIVATANERQSNALIGYLKDGLKDSYEIRGIEGKKGGWLLVDLKSVVIHVFSSEQRDYYGFDKRLMGIKQIDVI from the coding sequence ATGGAATTAGTTAAAAAAGCATTAGAAGCATTAGAACAAGTCAAAGCGACGGATGTTAAGGTATATGATATGGAAAAAAGTTCACCTTTTTATGATTACATCATTGTAGCAACTGCCAACGAAAGACAATCCAATGCGTTAATTGGGTATTTAAAAGATGGATTAAAAGATTCCTATGAAATTAGAGGGATTGAGGGTAAAAAAGGTGGCTGGTTGTTAGTTGATTTAAAGAGTGTTGTTATTCACGTATTTTCTTCTGAACAAAGAGACTATTATGGATTTGATAAACGCTTAATGGGCATCAAGCAAATAGACGTAATCTAA
- the yqeK gene encoding bis(5'-nucleosyl)-tetraphosphatase (symmetrical) YqeK yields MINQIETFLIRQFEDDSHRLKHIYGVRSVAVELAQIHHANVYEVEVASLLHDVMKNASYEAQLDMIKDPVVIDYFKDVPVAYHAAAGYYYAKDNLGITNPTILEAIFYHMWGKIDMSLETMIVCVSDFCEPNRIYPKAKEIYKLAKVDIELAFIEAIGSTIDYLRKHGVEPFKDQLKIYEYYTKKKGLV; encoded by the coding sequence ATGATAAATCAAATTGAAACCTTTTTAATTCGTCAATTTGAAGACGATTCGCACCGTTTAAAACACATTTATGGCGTTCGTTCGGTCGCCGTCGAGTTGGCTCAGATTCATCATGCGAATGTCTATGAAGTCGAGGTCGCTAGTTTGCTTCATGATGTGATGAAAAATGCTTCATATGAAGCACAATTAGACATGATTAAAGACCCAGTTGTGATTGATTATTTCAAGGACGTCCCAGTCGCGTATCATGCAGCTGCGGGTTACTACTATGCAAAAGACAACTTAGGAATAACAAACCCTACGATTTTAGAAGCCATTTTTTATCACATGTGGGGAAAAATCGACATGAGTCTTGAAACAATGATTGTTTGTGTGTCTGATTTTTGTGAACCCAATCGCATCTATCCAAAAGCAAAAGAAATCTATAAATTAGCGAAAGTGGACATTGAACTTGCATTTATCGAAGCCATCGGTAGCACAATTGATTACTTGCGAAAACATGGCGTTGAGCCATTTAAAGATCAACTTAAGATTTATGAGTATTACACCAAAAAGAAAGGGCTTGTATGA
- a CDS encoding GTPase encodes MSIDKKCQGCGVKLQTSDITKLGYVLDMNHDLCKDCFNLKHYHKVKDGIDTASMPVIEENALVVYVLSVNHISERLKYRLDRHFYGSEFILVINHIDTLEQSVNLNRMIHKLREETNRLQMKWLDIVPVSAKTGKYVNELIETLAYFQRNRNIYLVGYQNSGKSTLFQKIAQTNNIDVSVLAGKKPGLTQDLFDIPFGTKKLFDTPGIYLEGSIAEYYPFEIYKDLIVEQKIKPTIFQLNESQSVIIGAQAIFSFLKGGFKGISFHFNKSVSLHRTKYENAYELFDKHKGSLFKPYNETHTYVKQTFKLNQDTKYEITISDIGVIHIKGDAIIEMYYLKGLRLTLTESLY; translated from the coding sequence ATGTCAATAGATAAGAAATGTCAAGGTTGTGGTGTCAAACTTCAAACTAGTGATATTACAAAATTAGGTTACGTGCTAGACATGAATCATGATCTTTGTAAAGATTGTTTTAATCTAAAACATTATCATAAAGTCAAAGATGGCATCGATACAGCAAGCATGCCTGTAATTGAAGAAAATGCATTAGTTGTTTATGTTTTATCAGTTAATCACATTTCTGAACGATTAAAATATCGTTTAGATCGGCATTTTTATGGCAGTGAGTTCATTCTTGTCATCAATCACATTGACACACTAGAACAAAGCGTGAATTTAAACCGTATGATTCATAAACTAAGAGAAGAAACGAACCGATTGCAGATGAAGTGGCTAGATATCGTACCAGTATCGGCAAAAACAGGCAAATACGTAAACGAGTTAATTGAGACTTTAGCGTATTTCCAAAGAAATCGCAACATCTATTTAGTGGGCTATCAAAACTCAGGTAAATCAACCTTATTTCAAAAGATTGCTCAAACAAATAACATTGATGTGTCCGTTCTTGCTGGTAAAAAACCAGGATTGACACAAGATTTATTCGATATTCCGTTTGGAACAAAAAAGTTATTTGACACGCCAGGTATATACTTAGAGGGCTCGATTGCTGAATATTACCCATTTGAAATATACAAGGATTTAATTGTTGAACAAAAGATTAAACCAACCATTTTTCAATTAAATGAAAGTCAAAGCGTCATCATCGGTGCACAAGCGATTTTTTCTTTCCTAAAAGGTGGATTTAAAGGCATCAGCTTTCATTTTAATAAATCGGTCTCGCTTCATCGTACGAAGTATGAGAATGCCTATGAATTATTCGATAAGCACAAAGGTAGTTTATTTAAACCATACAATGAGACACATACTTATGTGAAACAAACATTTAAGCTTAATCAGGATACCAAATATGAAATTACGATAAGTGACATTGGTGTGATTCACATCAAGGGTGATGCGATTATCGAAATGTACTATTTAAAGGGATTAAGACTAACATTAACGGAGAGTTTATATTAA
- a CDS encoding YqeG family HAD IIIA-type phosphatase, translated as MVEILKKYRKFIPYQYSKSVFDIDFLNLYQNGYRLILCDIDNTLVSYKEHVPNEQVFEWFSYIESLGFELILISNNQKKRVEGFSKETKYPYVFSARKPLKMGFKKAMKLAKSRYHKNEIINIGDQIMTDVLGGNRFGIKPILVNPIESKTDVLSTRINRKIERFFIKKIQKKYPKTYKERMSDYVNR; from the coding sequence ATGGTAGAAATCTTAAAAAAATACCGAAAATTTATCCCGTATCAATACTCAAAATCGGTGTTTGACATCGATTTTTTGAACTTATATCAAAATGGATATCGTTTGATACTCTGTGACATTGATAATACGCTTGTGTCTTATAAAGAACACGTACCAAACGAGCAAGTATTTGAATGGTTTTCCTACATTGAATCGCTAGGGTTTGAACTGATACTGATTTCGAACAATCAAAAAAAGAGAGTTGAAGGATTCTCAAAAGAAACGAAATACCCGTATGTATTTAGTGCAAGAAAACCACTCAAAATGGGATTCAAGAAAGCAATGAAACTTGCGAAAAGTAGATATCATAAAAATGAAATCATCAATATTGGTGATCAAATCATGACAGACGTTTTAGGTGGGAATCGATTTGGGATTAAACCGATTTTAGTTAATCCGATTGAATCAAAAACCGATGTTTTATCAACAAGAATTAACCGAAAAATCGAGCGTTTTTTTATCAAAAAAATCCAAAAAAAATACCCGAAAACCTATAAAGAAAGAATGAGTGATTATGTCAATAGATAA
- the greA gene encoding transcription elongation factor GreA — MAKNKQVFELTQEGVDQLKAELRYLKDEKRPEVVAALQEARAQGDLSENADYDSAREEQARTEARIKEIENILENSKLIKTTNDNRINAGKTVKLLFVEKNKEVEYQLVGTIEANPLQNKISIESPVGAAVIGQNVGDTVSVRLETGKTFNVTILEVR; from the coding sequence ATGGCAAAGAACAAACAAGTCTTTGAATTAACCCAAGAAGGTGTGGATCAGTTAAAAGCTGAACTAAGATATTTAAAAGACGAAAAAAGACCTGAAGTTGTTGCGGCACTTCAAGAAGCTCGTGCACAAGGTGACTTGTCTGAAAATGCGGATTATGATTCGGCAAGAGAAGAGCAAGCAAGAACTGAAGCACGCATCAAAGAAATTGAAAACATTTTAGAAAACTCAAAATTAATTAAAACAACAAACGATAACCGCATTAACGCTGGTAAGACAGTTAAGTTATTATTTGTTGAAAAGAACAAAGAAGTGGAATATCAATTAGTTGGTACAATTGAAGCGAATCCACTTCAAAATAAGATCTCGATTGAATCACCGGTTGGTGCTGCAGTCATCGGTCAAAACGTTGGGGATACTGTTTCTGTACGTCTTGAAACAGGTAAGACATTTAACGTGACCATCTTAGAAGTAAGATAA
- a CDS encoding M48 family metallopeptidase, with translation MFKVKKDNKEIIVELKTKPNKNTYFKIKQDRLVVTKSKFIKEEVIKAYIFDNFDRIYNKISAVKDRMIKDDLANEFMLFGKTYQLNTNLTTEFSYRIEENQINLCINEGISLAKAKEMILEEMLLKEVNHIESKIRFNLQKLGVKPRPYRIKMLKSKFGSYHRYKDEITLNLYLAKLNPIYLEYVMYHEYAHVLVFNHQKAFYDVLDQWMPRHKEIQKALKKHHI, from the coding sequence ATGTTTAAAGTAAAAAAAGACAATAAAGAGATCATCGTAGAGCTTAAAACCAAACCAAATAAAAACACCTATTTTAAAATAAAACAAGACCGACTGGTTGTAACAAAAAGCAAATTCATCAAAGAAGAAGTAATCAAGGCGTACATCTTTGATAATTTTGACCGTATTTATAATAAAATATCAGCGGTTAAAGATCGTATGATTAAAGACGATTTAGCCAATGAATTCATGTTGTTTGGTAAAACGTATCAATTGAATACCAATCTAACAACCGAATTCTCATATCGCATTGAAGAGAATCAAATTAATCTATGCATTAATGAAGGAATAAGTCTTGCTAAGGCTAAAGAAATGATTTTAGAAGAGATGCTTCTAAAAGAAGTTAACCATATCGAATCAAAGATACGGTTTAACCTTCAAAAATTAGGTGTCAAACCAAGACCTTATCGTATAAAAATGCTCAAATCCAAATTTGGAAGTTATCATCGATATAAGGATGAAATCACGCTTAACTTATATTTAGCTAAGCTTAACCCAATTTATTTAGAGTATGTTATGTATCACGAATACGCCCATGTACTGGTCTTTAATCATCAAAAAGCATTTTATGATGTACTTGATCAATGGATGCCAAGACATAAAGAAATTCAAAAAGCATTAAAGAAACATCACATTTAA
- a CDS encoding peptidase U32 family protein has protein sequence MIELLAPAGDLEKLKIAIIYGADAVFIGGTEFSLRARASNFTLADIKEACEFVHSYGKKLYVTTNIIPHNENMSELIEYLKGLEACGVDAIIAASPYIATTALEHTTIPVHVSTQQSVVNSNAVQFWADLGAERVVLGRELDQYEIKDICEKSPVEIEVFIHGGMCASYSGRCTLSNNMTDRDANRGGCAHSCRWNYELLSDKTTINDESVFFSMSSKDLQTLAFIPSLIDSKVSSLKIEGRMKSIHYIATVVRTYRMLIDEYTATKQIKDLEFYIKEIKKAENRLTSFGFLDGKPKAEQQLYNLRNEEPTKEFIGIVLAYDPIKKCALIEQRNHFTPNESVELFGPSGKSFFFEIKEIKDTEGNLLDAARHPRQQIYIPVPHEVKPYDMLRKVLDV, from the coding sequence ATGATTGAATTATTAGCACCTGCAGGTGACTTAGAAAAATTGAAAATTGCGATTATTTATGGTGCTGATGCCGTATTCATCGGTGGCACTGAATTTTCATTACGCGCAAGAGCGTCAAACTTTACGTTAGCTGACATTAAAGAAGCGTGTGAATTTGTCCATAGTTATGGCAAAAAGCTCTATGTAACGACCAATATCATTCCTCATAATGAAAATATGAGTGAGCTAATTGAGTATTTAAAAGGTCTTGAAGCGTGTGGCGTTGATGCGATTATTGCTGCAAGTCCATACATCGCAACGACGGCACTAGAACATACGACAATTCCTGTACACGTGTCAACACAACAATCGGTAGTTAATTCGAATGCGGTTCAGTTTTGGGCAGATTTAGGTGCCGAACGTGTCGTATTAGGACGTGAACTTGATCAGTATGAAATCAAAGACATCTGTGAAAAATCTCCGGTTGAAATTGAAGTGTTTATCCATGGTGGCATGTGTGCTTCATATAGTGGTCGTTGTACGTTATCAAACAACATGACCGATCGAGATGCAAACCGCGGCGGATGCGCACACAGCTGTCGTTGGAACTACGAACTTTTGAGTGATAAAACGACCATTAACGACGAAAGTGTCTTTTTCTCAATGTCATCCAAAGACCTACAAACATTGGCATTTATTCCATCGTTAATTGATTCGAAGGTATCTTCCTTGAAAATCGAAGGTCGAATGAAATCAATCCACTACATCGCTACGGTGGTTAGAACCTACCGTATGTTAATTGATGAATATACCGCAACTAAGCAGATTAAAGATCTTGAGTTCTATATCAAAGAAATAAAAAAAGCGGAAAACCGATTGACCTCTTTTGGCTTCTTAGATGGAAAACCAAAAGCGGAACAACAACTCTATAATTTAAGAAACGAAGAGCCAACAAAAGAATTCATTGGTATCGTACTAGCTTATGACCCAATCAAAAAGTGTGCCCTTATCGAACAAAGAAACCATTTTACGCCAAACGAATCGGTAGAATTATTTGGCCCATCAGGTAAGAGTTTCTTCTTTGAAATAAAAGAAATCAAAGACACCGAAGGTAACCTTCTTGATGCCGCAAGACATCCAAGACAACAAATCTATATTCCGGTGCCACATGAAGTAAAACCTTACGATATGCTAAGGAAAGTGCTCGATGTTTAA
- a CDS encoding peptidase U32 family protein, whose protein sequence is MIKLVTIYDLRHMEKLSEFADGFIGANDQFATRVERSFSVLELLDLIKEAHRLNKKIYISINQMMHNDQIASFKEFIQTLETANPTGYIVGDIGVVYLLRELKIEAKGVYNPETLLTNVFDFNFNQTLGVHGAFLAKEITLEDILAITKQKKLHAFMYVHGYLNMFYSKRQLISSYFENLDQNNPYHDKRNLKIKEEKRPDLVYPILEDNGGTHVFRDKVFSTLNHINLLKEHIDYAVFDMVLHDDSYTYDVLKRYAEVLEGKEPLTSDIEQKYGETWDDGFLYKKTVYKPKKVTR, encoded by the coding sequence ATGATTAAACTAGTAACAATTTATGACCTACGTCACATGGAAAAACTAAGTGAGTTTGCCGATGGATTTATTGGTGCAAATGATCAATTTGCCACACGCGTTGAACGATCATTTAGTGTCTTAGAATTACTTGATCTCATCAAAGAAGCACATCGTTTAAATAAAAAAATATACATCAGTATCAATCAAATGATGCACAACGATCAAATCGCGTCATTTAAAGAATTCATTCAAACGTTAGAGACGGCTAATCCAACTGGCTACATTGTTGGTGATATTGGTGTCGTCTACCTTCTAAGAGAATTAAAAATCGAAGCTAAAGGTGTATATAATCCAGAAACCTTATTAACGAACGTCTTTGATTTTAATTTCAATCAGACACTAGGCGTTCATGGTGCATTTCTTGCAAAAGAGATTACATTAGAGGATATTTTGGCGATCACAAAACAAAAGAAGCTACATGCGTTTATGTATGTACATGGCTATTTAAATATGTTTTATTCAAAAAGACAGTTAATCTCAAGCTATTTTGAGAATTTAGATCAGAATAACCCATACCACGACAAGCGTAACCTTAAGATTAAAGAAGAAAAACGCCCAGATTTAGTCTACCCAATTTTAGAAGATAATGGCGGTACACATGTATTTAGAGATAAAGTTTTCTCAACACTGAATCACATTAATCTACTAAAAGAACACATCGATTACGCGGTATTTGATATGGTCTTACACGATGACTCATATACGTATGACGTACTTAAAAGATACGCTGAAGTGTTAGAAGGTAAAGAACCACTAACATCTGACATCGAACAAAAATATGGGGAAACTTGGGATGATGGTTTTTTATATAAAAAAACAGTATATAAGCCGAAGAAGGTGACAAGATGA
- a CDS encoding class I SAM-dependent methyltransferase encodes MTMHRMKTTISNIKNKALEEKVPIISAEGLLFLKKAIKDYQVKDILEIGSAVGYSAIEMAQIANHVTTIERDPQMVEKAKLNIKELGLEEKITLIFNDALSDEINFEERFDLIFIDAAKAQYEKFFNKYAPYLKPTGIIVTDNLNFHHLDINRVSRGTKGLIKRLNAFKLFLQNHSDYETVFSDIGDGMSISRRVSK; translated from the coding sequence ATGACGATGCACAGGATGAAGACGACGATATCTAATATAAAAAATAAAGCCCTCGAAGAAAAGGTACCTATCATCTCTGCTGAGGGGCTTTTATTTTTGAAAAAAGCAATTAAAGACTATCAAGTTAAGGACATTTTAGAGATTGGTAGTGCGGTAGGGTATTCAGCCATTGAAATGGCGCAAATAGCCAACCACGTAACGACCATCGAACGTGACCCTCAAATGGTTGAAAAAGCAAAATTAAACATTAAAGAACTCGGCTTAGAAGAAAAAATCACACTCATCTTTAATGACGCTTTATCAGATGAAATTAACTTTGAAGAACGCTTTGATTTGATATTCATCGATGCGGCTAAAGCACAGTATGAAAAATTTTTTAATAAGTACGCACCCTACTTAAAACCCACAGGAATAATTGTGACAGATAACTTAAACTTCCATCACTTAGACATTAATCGTGTTTCAAGGGGAACCAAGGGGTTAATTAAGCGTTTAAACGCATTCAAATTGTTTTTACAAAACCACTCAGATTATGAAACGGTGTTTTCAGATATTGGTGATGGAATGAGTATTAGTAGGAGGGTATCGAAATGA
- a CDS encoding DUF1292 domain-containing protein, translated as MDDTRLTLVLDGEEVICDILFTHYSEEFEKNYVVFQFTDRDEISAAVFVETDGGEGYFEDVQTDEEWELLDELLEAFLGDLEAEDDDAQDEDDDI; from the coding sequence ATGGATGATACTAGATTAACACTTGTATTAGATGGTGAAGAAGTCATTTGTGACATTTTATTTACTCACTATTCTGAAGAATTTGAGAAAAACTATGTGGTTTTTCAATTTACCGATCGCGATGAAATAAGCGCAGCTGTATTCGTTGAGACCGATGGTGGCGAAGGCTACTTTGAGGATGTGCAAACTGACGAGGAATGGGAATTACTAGATGAATTGCTTGAAGCTTTTCTAGGTGATTTAGAGGCCGAGGATGACGATGCACAGGATGAAGACGACGATATCTAA
- the ruvX gene encoding Holliday junction resolvase RuvX, producing MIYIGLDLGEKTVGIARSDSGIIAHSVTTYRFYTNHYDDAFEYVKKYVIENDVDVVVIGYPKHMNNDIGIRAQISIDFKEKLEKELQVEAVLWDERLSTKTAKMHMISAGLSRKKQQNKKDELAAQVILQNYLDFKGDN from the coding sequence TTGATCTATATTGGACTTGATTTAGGTGAGAAAACCGTTGGAATTGCAAGAAGTGATTCCGGTATTATTGCACATAGTGTGACTACATACCGTTTTTATACAAATCACTACGACGATGCATTTGAGTACGTTAAAAAATACGTAATTGAAAACGACGTTGATGTGGTCGTTATTGGGTATCCAAAGCACATGAACAACGATATTGGAATTCGAGCTCAAATTTCAATTGATTTTAAAGAAAAACTTGAAAAAGAACTTCAAGTTGAAGCCGTTTTATGGGACGAACGATTGTCGACAAAAACCGCTAAAATGCATATGATAAGTGCGGGCTTGTCTCGTAAGAAACAACAAAATAAAAAAGATGAACTTGCCGCACAAGTCATTTTACAAAACTATTTAGATTTTAAAGGAGACAACTAA
- the alaS gene encoding alanine--tRNA ligase — protein MKFMTSKEIRDTWLHFFRDKGHSIEPSSSLIPMGDKTLLWINAGVAPLKKYFDGSEVPPRPRLTNVQKCIRTNDIDNVGKTARHHTFFEMMGNFSIGDYFKEEAIDFGFELLTSPSYFGFPVEKLYMTYYPDDVVAKNRWLSLGVKEDHLIPLESNFWEIGEGPSGPDTEIYFDRGELFDKRGPELIQNDIENERYIEIWNIVFSQYNAKPGIPRNEYKELPNKNIDTGAGLERFACVIQGTKTNFETDLFLPIIEKTEELSGIKYDGQMAFKVIADHVKTLSMAIADGAILSNEGRGYVLRRLLRRALKYGKKINLNEAFLYRLVPEVVKIMGPFYDSVHKNQAIVEKVIHIEEMKFLETLSSGEKHLDEALEKTTDVLSKEDAFKLYDTFGFPIELTVELSEEKGYQVDIEGFKALLQLQKEQSRASRTKEGSMKQQEKAFIEFREPSVFIGYENYEVSTPVIKVFDSGIVLKETPFYATMGGQVADKGTINGYEVTDVIKLPNGQYLHVVDNPFDEGEMVIAKIDLANRVKIMQNHSATHLLHKALKVVLGDHVNQQGSQVTPATLRFDFNNYETLKKEEIIEIETIVKNKINEALDVVTTEMPIAEAKKLGAMALFGEKYGDVVRVVDIASYSVELCGGTHVKNTKEIIDFSITSFESIGSGIFRIEAVTGNQLIEKVEAYLHSLIKDNVTLEEKRERLVDELKDISPKTVIELSQKAPFIGSYQDVIELRNYNEKIKEDNKQLEKILQQSKQKDALSNLEQYVTSNDKNQVVHTKDVEMQVLKQLVDAIYDKMNLDVLFLINEANDKLTFMCKSKTISANQLIKAAAKLTGGSGGGRDQFAQGGSGNFDVTELMKHIKGMMN, from the coding sequence ATGAAATTTATGACATCAAAAGAAATTAGAGACACATGGCTACACTTTTTTAGAGATAAAGGCCATTCAATTGAGCCTTCAAGCTCCTTAATCCCTATGGGTGATAAGACGCTTTTATGGATTAATGCAGGCGTAGCACCGTTGAAAAAATACTTTGACGGCTCCGAAGTTCCACCAAGACCAAGGTTAACCAATGTTCAAAAATGCATTCGCACGAACGATATAGATAACGTTGGTAAAACGGCAAGACACCACACATTTTTTGAAATGATGGGGAATTTTTCGATTGGTGATTATTTTAAAGAAGAAGCAATTGATTTTGGCTTTGAACTTCTAACAAGTCCAAGTTATTTTGGGTTTCCAGTCGAAAAACTGTATATGACTTATTACCCAGATGATGTTGTGGCTAAAAATCGTTGGTTAAGTTTAGGGGTTAAGGAAGACCATTTAATTCCATTAGAAAGTAACTTTTGGGAAATTGGTGAGGGTCCAAGTGGACCGGACACAGAAATTTATTTTGATCGTGGAGAATTATTTGACAAAAGAGGACCAGAACTAATTCAAAACGACATCGAAAACGAACGTTATATTGAAATATGGAACATCGTATTTTCACAATACAACGCAAAACCAGGCATTCCAAGAAATGAATATAAAGAATTACCAAATAAAAATATTGATACGGGTGCTGGTCTTGAGCGCTTCGCCTGTGTCATTCAAGGAACTAAAACAAATTTTGAGACGGATTTATTTTTGCCAATCATTGAAAAAACCGAAGAACTGAGTGGTATTAAGTACGATGGACAAATGGCATTTAAAGTCATCGCTGACCATGTGAAAACATTGTCTATGGCGATTGCTGATGGTGCGATTTTATCCAACGAAGGACGAGGTTATGTTTTAAGACGCCTGTTAAGAAGAGCCTTAAAATATGGGAAGAAAATTAATCTTAATGAAGCTTTCTTATATCGTTTAGTACCTGAAGTTGTAAAAATTATGGGACCGTTTTATGACTCTGTCCATAAGAATCAAGCGATCGTTGAGAAAGTAATCCACATCGAGGAAATGAAATTTCTTGAAACACTTTCAAGCGGTGAAAAACACCTAGATGAAGCGTTAGAAAAAACAACCGATGTCTTAAGTAAAGAAGACGCGTTTAAACTTTATGATACATTTGGCTTTCCAATAGAACTCACTGTAGAATTGTCAGAAGAAAAAGGTTATCAAGTCGATATCGAAGGGTTTAAGGCTTTATTGCAACTTCAAAAAGAACAATCAAGAGCAAGCAGAACAAAAGAAGGTTCGATGAAACAACAAGAAAAAGCATTCATCGAATTTAGAGAACCATCTGTCTTTATTGGTTATGAGAATTATGAGGTTTCGACACCGGTCATTAAAGTGTTTGATTCAGGTATCGTGCTAAAAGAGACACCTTTTTACGCAACGATGGGTGGACAAGTCGCAGACAAAGGGACGATCAACGGTTATGAGGTAACCGATGTCATTAAATTACCAAATGGCCAGTATTTGCATGTAGTGGATAATCCATTTGATGAAGGTGAAATGGTTATTGCAAAAATTGATCTTGCAAATCGTGTGAAGATTATGCAAAATCATAGTGCAACGCATTTGCTTCATAAAGCCCTCAAAGTGGTTTTAGGTGACCATGTGAATCAGCAAGGTTCACAAGTGACACCAGCAACCCTTCGTTTCGATTTCAACAACTATGAAACACTCAAAAAAGAGGAGATCATTGAAATTGAAACCATTGTAAAAAATAAGATTAATGAAGCACTTGATGTCGTAACAACAGAAATGCCAATCGCAGAAGCAAAAAAATTAGGCGCTATGGCACTTTTTGGTGAAAAATACGGCGACGTCGTCCGTGTGGTTGACATTGCTTCCTATTCGGTAGAACTTTGTGGTGGTACACACGTTAAAAATACAAAAGAAATCATCGATTTTTCAATCACAAGTTTTGAATCGATCGGCTCTGGCATTTTTAGAATTGAAGCCGTTACAGGTAATCAATTAATTGAAAAAGTAGAAGCTTACTTACACTCACTCATCAAAGATAATGTGACACTTGAAGAAAAGCGTGAACGTCTCGTCGATGAACTCAAAGACATCAGTCCAAAAACAGTCATTGAATTAAGTCAAAAAGCGCCGTTCATTGGATCTTATCAAGACGTCATCGAACTAAGAAATTACAATGAAAAGATTAAGGAAGATAACAAACAATTAGAAAAGATCTTACAACAAAGTAAGCAAAAAGACGCACTATCGAATCTTGAACAATACGTTACTTCAAATGACAAAAATCAGGTGGTTCATACAAAAGATGTTGAAATGCAAGTTTTAAAACAACTAGTAGACGCAATTTATGATAAAATGAACTTAGACGTTTTATTCTTAATTAACGAAGCCAATGATAAACTCACATTTATGTGTAAATCAAAAACAATCAGTGCCAACCAATTAATTAAGGCAGCCGCAAAACTCACAGGCGGTTCTGGTGGCGGAAGAGACCAATTTGCTCAAGGTGGCTCAGGTAATTTTGACGTTACTGAATTAATGAAACACATCAAGGGGATGATGAATTGA